The nucleotide sequence TTCTTGGAACCTGGCCTGGAAGCTCAACCTGGCCGTCAGGGGTCTTGCCAAGCCTTGTCTGCTGGAGACCTACGAGAACGAGAGGCGGAAGATCGCACTGGACCTTGTGAACTTTGATTACGAGCATGCAAACCGCATCGCGGGCGGCGACGCCGTGGCTCTGGCTGAGAATTTCAACACCAATGTCCGCTTCATCTCGGGTGTCGGCGCAGAGTACAGCGAGAACCCGCTGAACATGCATGAAGACCAGGCCTGGGTAGGAGGCGAGGCCAAGCCGGGCTGCCTGCTGCCTCCCGCCAAGGTGACGCGGTACATTGATTTGAACCCCGTCGATGTGCAACTTGACATTCCCATGTTGGGTCAGTTCCGCATTTACCTGCTCATGTGGGACGTCCACCAGTCCAGGCCCTTCCTGGACATGTTTTGCAATGCCATCGCCAGCAGGGACTCGTTGGTGAGCCAATTGTCGGCCGCCGCGAGCGCATCGTTTGCCCTGCAGCCTAGGTTACCATCACCCGAGGATATTTACTGGAGGCCAGAGAGGTATACGGCCGTCAGCCACCTCTTCACCTTTAGCATTATCAGTAAGtcgagtctttttttttttttttttttttttttttgggggggggatTTGAAATCCAACCCAGATTCAACTCGGAACCTTGGCTTACCAATCATACTCTCCCTCTAGCAACAATGCCCAGGAGTGACATCGAAATAACGGATCTTCCCCCGCTGCTTCAGGACAGCAGGTGGACTTTCTACTTAGACAACATTCCAGACCAGGATACACGAGGCAGCCTGTGCACCAACAAATGGCTCGGCAGCCTCGGCCCGGGCGAGGTGGCCATAGTCAACGTGAGGCCGGATGGCTATGTAGGCTCTGTCGACCGCTGGGACTCGAGCATGGACGACTCCGGAGAGGAAGCCGCCAAGTGGCTGGACATGTACTATGACCGATTCTTGCAGGTGCCACAGGTAGACAAGATGAAGGGCTGAATCATTATGTATGTTAATAGGGAATGCACTCATGAAGTGTACGGGATGAGGAGTTTGGGAAAGAAACATTTTGCTGTTTTGACACAACTGGAGCCACATGATTGTTGACATGTGCccgtgtttttatttttcaacAAGAATTCCAGTTATACCAAGTTTCTATAGCCTTCCGTGTTTGGCAAGAAACACCAAGATATCAAATCTTCACGTCAAATATGGCTCATAAGCTCGCTAACCTTTCTCCAGATAGCATGCCCTGTCAGCTGCCAAATCAATTACAGCCTTCCAACCATGCAATTCAACAAGAACATATGACAATCAAATTTAGCCATTTACTTATATTGCCAAAAAGCGAGAATAAACTAATAAAACCTCTTCAGCTATGCGTGGGCATGGCGACATCTGCCTTCTTGGAAATAGCATCGGCCGACTGCCACAAAGCAGTGACAGTCTTGAGCTGCGTGTAAAAGTTGATTCCCGGCTTTCCGTAAAACGTGCTTGCGCCACCGCCCGCCACACTCTTCTTGTTGCCGGTGAATGAGAACATGGGCAGGGGCACGGGGATGGGCACGTTGATGCCGACCTGGCCGGCCTCGATGTTGCGGCGGAACTTTTCGGCCGTGGCGCCGGAGCGCGTGAAGATGGCAACACCGTTGCCGTACTCGTTGCTGTTGATCAGCTCGACGGCATCGTCCAGGGTCTCGACGTTCAGGCAGACAAGTACTGGCCCGAAGATCTCCTGCTTGTAGCACTCCATGTCCTTGGTCACGTCTGTGATGATGGTAGGTCCAACCCAGTTGCCGTTGGGGTACTTTGACGGCGCGAAGCCTCTGCCGTCGAGCAGGATCTTGGCACCCTCCTTCTCGGCACTGGCGATCAGGGACTCGATACGCTCCTTGCTCTGTGGGCTGATAACGGGACCGAGATCAGCGGCCTCTTCGAAACCGCCGTTGACACTCAatcccttggccagctccgcAAGCTCCGGCAGCCACTCCTTCGTCTCACCAACCATAACCAGCGTGCTGAGCGCCATGCAGCGCTGGCCAGCAGCTCCAAAAGCAGCTCCAACTATGGCGTTTAGGAACTGGTTCTTGTTGCAGTCGGGGAGCACAGCAGCGTGGTTCTTGGCACCCAGGTTGGCTTGTACACGCTTGCCGTTGGCGCTGCCGCGGCTGAAGATGTACTCGCCGGCCTTGTTGCCACCGACAAAGGAAATTGCCTTAATGGCTGGGTCGTCAAGAATGAAGTTTACTGTGTTGTGAGCGCCATGAACGATGTTGACAACACCATCAGGGAAGCCAGCCTTCTGGCATAGCTCTGCCAGGATCATGGCCGCGCCAGGGTCACGCTCCGAGGGCTTGAGGATCAGGGTGTTTCCAGTTATGGTGGCAATGGGAATGCACCACAGTGGAATCATTGCAGGGAAGTCTTGATTCGACAAACGTACAAAAGGTCAGCAAATTTGACAAGTACACACAATGTTCAGAGAGGCGGACTTACTAAATGGGCAGATAGCAGCAACAACTCCCAAGGGCTCACGGTACGTCCTTGTCTCCATGTCCTTGGCGACTTCGAGAACCTCGCCCTTGAGCAACTCAGGGGCAGCACAGGCTGCCTCAGCAACCTGCAGACCACGAAGGACGTCACCCTTGGCGTCGGCAAAGGTCTTGCCCTGCTCGAGCGTGATGCTGGCGGCCAGCCTGTCCCAGTTCTCGCGGATGAGTGCAACAAACTTGAACATGATCTGCTGACGGGCAAGAACGCTGGTTGCACGCCATGCAGGGAAGGCCTTCTCAGCCGAGGCTACGGCAGCCTTTAGCTCGGCGTCCGTCATCTGAGGCACCCGCGTCACCAGGTTGTTGGTGGCCGGGTCGTGCAGGTCGATAAAGGATGTGGCCTCTGAGGCGATAAACTTGTTGTCGATGAAGTAAGGGGTGTCAACGGGCTCAGTGATCTTTTCGTGCGTCGTCGGGTAGTTGGTCGGGGTGCTCGCCATGGCTGCCGACGCAATGGGCCGCAGCTGCTGGGCGGTGGCCTGCAGCCGACGGGCGGCGCTGCCTGACTGAGAAGAAGCCATTGATAATCTCGAGTCGATCCTGTTTACGGCGAGAAATTGCCCTGCTGATGTTCGAGACGTGCGGCTGGCGTTCGCAGTTATGCTCCTAGAGAGTGCCCGACGCATTGCAAATACGACGAGGATTCTGGGGGGGAGCGGAGGAAGGAGACAACGGGTTTGGAAAAGCAAGCACGATATAGGCGGTGACGAAGAGTTGGGGTAAAAgtatctaggtaggtaggtaggtaggtaggtatctgcTACAACTAGATTACGCACCCAAAGGGAGCCGACGCACTGCCGATTGACCCTTGAAGATGCAGCGGTGGGAGATGGGTGTTTATTTACGGCAGACGTCCAAGTACTTCGTAAGTAAGGTCATGTAGGTGGGTAGGTACCCTAGCCACCCATGTTAGTTAGGTCCCGAGCTAGTAAAGGTGCTGTCGGGTTCTCAGCAACCGCCTGAAGACGTGCTGGACTTACTTGCAGCTAATGGTAGAGCGAGAAACAGCGGTAGAAGAGTCTACTCGACATGCGACCCAATTGAACTGTGATGgtgaaaaataaacaaaaataaacaaaaaccaACAAAGAAGTCATGGCTCCCGCCATGGCCCAAAGCAAGTGGCAATCCCCCCCTCATAAATACACCCCGATTATCGGAACTTGTGCCGTCTCAAACCGAGTTGCTGTTCGGCTGTACTTGCTCCAAAGGGTCTAGACCTAGTGGCGCTGGGGCCCCGCACTCATAATGTGTGGGGAGCTACAGTCGATGTCTTGAGTAGGTAGGTCGGATAAGAGACACCGCCAAGCAGTCAAACAAAACGGCATGGTCCCAGTAAGAACTGCATTAAATCTCCATCCACCACCACTACTGGTCACCCTACTCGCGTGGATGAATGTCTGTCTGGGCTCTGTACTTGGGTGGGCCAGGCATTTTCAAAAATGGAACCGTACATCTATCACAAGGAAAGGAAATCACCTTCGCTTTTTATCAGATATTCACTAGCTACTATCTCCCGATGCTGTAAAAATACAACCGAAAATCACATACCACGCCTATTAATCGGGAAATAAAAGTTGGCCAAGTGGTgcaaaagacagaaaaacTCCTAATCCCGGTTTGTAAACTTCATCGGCAAATTGCTCGGTAAACATTCGTTATGGCCTTAAAAAcatgtctttctttttcggaCTTTTATGAAGCCATTATTCCACGACTCCACCACCCCCCACAACTCCGCCTTACTGCTGGCTGCGGGTAGCACGCTTGGTAGCGCCCTCCTTGACCTCAGCTCCGGTGGCCACGGCGGAAGCCTTGACATCCTTAGCCTTGTCCTTGACATCAGAAGCAACCTTCTTAGCGGCCGGGGCAGCCGAGCCACCGCCGAGAACAGCTGAAAGGAGGGCAATCAGGGTGACGAGAATGGCACCAGCGGCCGCAGGAACCTGGGGAACCAGACGAATGGCATCCGGAACGCTGTCCTTGGCAATGCTGAGGAACAGGTCGAGCCTCTCCTTGGCGTAGGCGACGGGGTCCTCCAGGAGAGTCTTCTCGCCGGTTGGCTTGGGcgtctcctcctccttgggcTTCTCAGCGAGCTCAAGAAGCTGCTCAATGGGGTGCTTCTCGAAGAAGGTCTCCTCGGCAAACTTGCGGGCCTCCTCGACGGAGTGGCCGATGTAGATATTGTCAAAGAGGATGTCGTTCTGCATGGTCCAGATCTCAAAGCCGATCTATAATGCGTGTGTTAGGTTTTCTCTCCGGGTCATCTGCACATCCGCGGGGAAAGTGAGATACTTACAGCTCCCATGGGCTCGAAGTTGGCAGGAGTCTTGTCCTCAAAGTAGTCAGGGTTCTTAATCTTGCGAGGAGCCCACTCGCCCTTGTAGGCAGGGTTGTCGATGAGAGGCGCGGTCCACTTGCCCTTGTAGGCCGGGTTCTTGATCATGGGCTTAGTCCAGGGACCACAGCCAGAAACCTCGCCACACTTGGGGTTGGGAACAGTCGGGGCGATCCAGTCACcatcctcctcgtcatccCAGTCCTCGGGCTTCTTGGACTCAGGGTCGGGAATGCTCAAAGGCTCCTCCTCAAGCCAATCCTCAGGCTTGGTAGCCTCCTCATCAACAATCTCGTACGGGGCTTCCTCGTCCCAGTCCTCaggcttcttggcctcggggTCAGCGATACGCGCCTCGTCAACCCAGTCCTCgggcttcttgtccttggcaTCGTCGATCTCCGCGGGAGGGTTGACCGCAGGGGTAAAGTCCTCCAGAAGGCTGCCCTGCTTCACCTGCTCTCCATTTTGCTGGATGATGAAGGTGTTGTTCGGGTGAACAATCAGAGTGTAGAGCTCGGTCGTCTTAACGATGCGAgcggtgggtgggctgtTCAGGTGCTTCTCCTCGTACTCGCCCGTCTTAGGGTTCTTGTGGTTGAAGATAAAGTGAACCTTGTTGGTGTGACCGCACTTGTCGGGACCGAACATGATCACGTAGGGGGTAGTGTTGCTGAACTCGTCCTGGTGAAGAGCCTTGTTGTCCCTGAGGAGCTTCATGTAGGCGCCACCGCACTCGAGGCCCTCTgtgggggaaaaaaatagTGGGTTAGCATGTGCTGGGTCTCATTTGCGCCCTGGGGTGCATGTCAGGCTGTACAAAGAGGCTCAAAAACATACTCTGAAGCTTGACCTCATACTGAACAACCAAAGGCTTGCCCTTGGCGTCAATCTTCTTGGGGAACTTGGCGGAGATAGCGTGGTGGGCGGCCGGGTTCTTCACAACGAGACCCTTGTCGCCCTCCATGCCCTTGTATACTGTAGGCTCCTCAACGGCCCATTCACCGACGAAAGCCCACTCCTCCTCATCCTTTCCGGATCCCTTCATGTTCTTCTTGGCGTGCGATGGCTTCCATCGCGTCTCCCAGTCTTCGGTAAACTGCTCTAGGAATGGAGCCTTGAGCTTTGTAGGCTGCACGAGAAGTAGATGCGTCAATTGTGATGGGCCTTAAAGACACAGCTCCGACAAAGGCATTGTGCAGATGCAGGAGCGAATGCAAAAGGCAAGCGAGATGACCAATTGCTTGCTTACCTTGAATGTGGAAAGCTCCGGCGCTGCTGAGCTTGTAGAGCTCGGGGCAGCACTGGAAGCAGCGGTCGCATCATCCTTGATGACCTTTTGAGCATCTTCGGCCGCATAGGTGCCGACAAAGAGGCTAGCTGTGGACAGCGCAGCTGCGATGAAGCGATACTGCATCTTGGGAGAGCTCCTTGGCGGTGTGATGTGGGTGGAATGAAAGAAAGGGTATCAAGAACAGAATGAACAGGTCGAATGCGAGAGTCAAGTGAAAAGTGAAACTAGCAGAACCTCGTCTGCTCCCGGCACGCGCAcacaaagaagaaaacgGTTTCCGTGACTCAGTGCCTGGGGAATTGTTGGGTGCGTGGGGTGATATTTGAATATGGGATCGCTCGGGAGCTTGCTGGAACGTGTCCTTTTTTCTCAGTCGCTCACAGTCTGGGCCGGCAGAAATATGTGGTCAGTTCTCCCCAATCTGCATTACAGCTTTGGCGGCTCATGCTCAATTTGGGTGTGGTTCCGCCCGGCTTGGGTGCAAGTAGCACGGAGAGTGGGCCTGTTCTAACTAGGAGCTCACTGCGGGGCTGGGATGGAGAACAGCCTGTTGCTTCAGCTTGCTTCTGTCATCTTCTACGAATTTCGGCATTGTTAGGGATCGGGGTCTTTTGCATTGACTCTGGGGATCTGTTGTGTGTCAAGGTCTGTTGGTGCAGATGCAGATACCAAGTCAATGCTGACGAATTTTCCTAGTAGGCATGACATTGAGGTATACAAAATGTACATTATTCACTGGAAGCTCTACATACCCGCAGCACCGGGTACATTACAGGAAATCTGTCAAATGCAAAATGCCAGGTACCTGCCCACACCAGCTGCACGCAGGGTATATGGTGACTACCAAAACAACCCGTTATCAAACATGAACTGCCAACCTCCCTGCAGTCAAATTTGACATGCTTCATATATAATAGTAACTTGAACGACCGGGCCTAACCTGGGACTGCGTATTGTAGCCATCCAGGACATCTTTCGACCTTGGCTAGGAAGTCCCAGCTCAAAGATCGGGTCTCCCCAGCGGATACTAATGCTAATAATTTAATTATTGAACAAGACGAACGGACATATTACTGAAATGAAGCCGTTCGTTTCACTTACAACTACCGCCTACGGCACTAGCGTGGTCTTGGCTGTACTTGGAGATTGGCCAATGACATAGTCAGTATTAGCACGCTTGTTAGGtatgtaaggtacctacatacCATAAGTACAACTTTAATCGTTGTCTAGCTCACAACTGCAAATAGGTAAAATAGACAAAGGACGCGTCACTACTGATGGAGGTTCGAGAAGCTCAAAGTGCAATTAAATCACACTCCAGTTTCGTATTGTTGGCAGTGATGACAAGTGATTGCGTCGCGAACCCAAGTGGCCTATGTGCTTACCTACTCATGTGTACGACTGATACGCAGTATTGTAGATGAGGCGAGAGGCCTAGTGCCTCAGAATCACCTAGAAACGGAGTAAGAAACATCATGTCACCTGTGATTGGGTGGGCCTCCATGACCTGTACGGTACTCCGTAATACCTACTCCCAGagacctaccttacctacctgggTACCGGGACCCACCCACTGTGAAAGATGTGTACGGAAAAGTCCGCAAAATGATTTATTGCCCCGGGTCTTTTACACATTTAGCCTCATCTGCTGCAATTAAACTCTATCACCATCGGCTCGGTTCGATTGCAGCGAATTTTCGTCTTGAGAGCTTCCCTCACACTTTCTGACCGTCAAGCCACGTTTGCAGGTCAGCACTTGGCGTGACGGCTTATACTCAACCAAAGACCGGGCCTGCCTGTACCGTGGCTGCCAAATCCCACTAGCACTAAGGGAAATATACTCCAATTGGCGAACCCCGCCACCAAAGACTAGAAATTCCTTTTCCCCCAGTCGACCAAAAGCAAGCGGGCAGGCAAAATGTCGTCCGACATCAGTAACAACGACCACCTTGTACTCTCTGATAACCCAGACCATCCTGCCAACCTGATTCCGTCCTTGTGTGCAAAATTTTGGACGCTTGGTTGGGTCACGGGCactggtggaggatgctccATCCGCGAAAAGTAAATAAAGCCTTGACTAAATTGGACACACACATGATAGTCATGTAATCTCCTGGACTGACACACGTTGCTATCAACCCGCCAGTGACCTTGTTTACATTGCTCCATCCGGGGTTCAAAAGGAGCTCATGAAGGCCGCGGATATTTATGTCCTGTCCCTTGCGGCCCAGACCGCCAGCCTCCGGGACAGAGTCTACCTCCGCAGCCCACCGTGCTACAAGCCTTCGCAGTGCACGCCGCTGTTCCTGGCCGCCTTCACCAAGCGTCGTGCCGGTTGCTGCATTCACACGCACAGTCAATGGGCCGTCCTCGTGACCTTGATCCTCGAGGCTGGCGGCGGTCCCGGCGGGGCAGAAGATGCGCGTGAATTCCGCATCAACAACATTGAGCAGATCAAGGGCTTTGGCAAAGGCTTTGAAAAGTCGGGCAATCTTGGCTACCACGACACGCTTCGCAttccagtcattgagaataCGGCCCACGAGGAGGATCTTACCGAGTTCCTCGAAGAGGCCATGGACAAGTACCCTGATACATACGCAGTGCTGGTTCGTCGCCATGGTGTATACGTTTGGGGGGACAATGTTCACAAGGCAAAGACTCAGTGCGAGAGGTAGGTCGTGGAACCAAATGACCCAGGGGACTAATGATGGGATAAGCTGACTTTGTACCTCAGTCTCGATTATCTCTTCCAGTTGGCTGTCgagatgaagaagatgagCCTCCCATGGATAACGGATATCACCCCAGTCAAGACACGTAGGTCATAACACATTACAAGACGTTGATATATCAAGAGAGGCTGCATGCGGGAGTGGCGCGGAAGAAGAGTATTATGACACAACCGTCGCATTAAGTATTGAGTATGTGAGAGCGTTGGACTCGATAATGCTCGATGACCTTTCGGTACAACAAAGATTTCCTTCAAAGCAACGCTAAATTGACCACATGCCACCCTTCACCCATCATTGCACGTCAAAACCATGTCATATCTTACATGGCCAGGAGAGCAGCCATGAAGCCGACAACACCGGCAATCGAAGATCCGATGCGGAGGGCGTCAGCAGCGCTGGAGCCCGTAGCAGACGAGCTCGAACCGGTGTTGGTGGGGTTGGAT is from Pyricularia oryzae 70-15 chromosome 2, whole genome shotgun sequence and encodes:
- a CDS encoding methylthioribulose-1-phosphate dehydratase, whose amino-acid sequence is MSSDISNNDHLVLSDNPDHPANLIPSLCAKFWTLGWVTGTGGGCSIRENDLVYIAPSGVQKELMKAADIYVLSLAAQTASLRDRVYLRSPPCYKPSQCTPLFLAAFTKRRAGCCIHTHSQWAVLVTLILEAGGGPGGAEDAREFRINNIEQIKGFGKGFEKSGNLGYHDTLRIPVIENTAHEEDLTEFLEEAMDKYPDTYAVLVRRHGVYVWGDNVHKAKTQCESLDYLFQLAVEMKKMSLPWITDITPVKTRRS
- a CDS encoding calnexin, translating into MQYRFIAAALSTASLFVGTYAAEDAQKVIKDDATAASSAAPSSTSSAAPELSTFKPTKLKAPFLEQFTEDWETRWKPSHAKKNMKGSGKDEEEWAFVGEWAVEEPTVYKGMEGDKGLVVKNPAAHHAISAKFPKKIDAKGKPLVVQYEVKLQKGLECGGAYMKLLRDNKALHQDEFSNTTPYVIMFGPDKCGHTNKVHFIFNHKNPKTGEYEEKHLNSPPTARIVKTTELYTLIVHPNNTFIIQQNGEQVKQGSLLEDFTPAVNPPAEIDDAKDKKPEDWVDEARIADPEAKKPEDWDEEAPYEIVDEEATKPEDWLEEEPLSIPDPESKKPEDWDDEEDGDWIAPTVPNPKCGEVSGCGPWTKPMIKNPAYKGKWTAPLIDNPAYKGEWAPRKIKNPDYFEDKTPANFEPMGAIGFEIWTMQNDILFDNIYIGHSVEEARKFAEETFFEKHPIEQLLELAEKPKEEETPKPTGEKTLLEDPVAYAKERLDLFLSIAKDSVPDAIRLVPQVPAAAGAILVTLIALLSAVLGGGSAAPAAKKVASDVKDKAKDVKASAVATGAEVKEGATKRATRSQQ
- a CDS encoding methylmalonate-semialdehyde dehydrogenase; this encodes MRRALSRSITANASRTSRTSAGQFLAVNRIDSRLSMASSQSGSAARRLQATAQQLRPIASAAMASTPTNYPTTHEKITEPVDTPYFIDNKFIASEATSFIDLHDPATNNLVTRVPQMTDAELKAAVASAEKAFPAWRATSVLARQQIMFKFVALIRENWDRLAASITLEQGKTFADAKGDVLRGLQVAEAACAAPELLKGEVLEVAKDMETRTYREPLGVVAAICPFNFPAMIPLWCIPIATITGNTLILKPSERDPGAAMILAELCQKAGFPDGVVNIVHGAHNTVNFILDDPAIKAISFVGGNKAGEYIFSRGSANGKRVQANLGAKNHAAVLPDCNKNQFLNAIVGAAFGAAGQRCMALSTLVMVGETKEWLPELAELAKGLSVNGGFEEAADLGPVISPQSKERIESLIASAEKEGAKILLDGRGFAPSKYPNGNWVGPTIITDVTKDMECYKQEIFGPVLVCLNVETLDDAVELINSNEYGNGVAIFTRSGATAEKFRRNIEAGQVGINVPIPVPLPMFSFTGNKKSVAGGGASTFYGKPGINFYTQLKTVTALWQSADAISKKADVAMPTHS